CAGAAAACAAAGCCAGTTGGGTTGTATTTGGCACGACTCTCCATCTTAAAGTAAAAGAAATTATTAAATAATCAAGAATTATAAGCTTATAATTCTGAGTAACTTTTAAGGCCCATTTAATAAACTGGGCCTTTATTATTTAATATGCTTTTGCCACCAAAACATCAGTTACACTTGGTTTATCACACCAAAAACAAGTTTCAAATGTTTTTTTCGGTAATAAACAACGGGTAAATGCTTTGAATTTCTTCAACTCTTGTTCACATGCAGGATCTTGGCACCAACCGGTTTGATACAAACCACCATCTTTTGCCATATGAGGACCAAAATCTTTAAGTTTTGCCTCTTTATGCCATAATGATTGCATTTTTTCTTGTGCACGTTTGAAAAGTTCATTTTGTAGCATTTCAAGCTTTTCTGGAATAACTGTTTGCAAAGTTTCCATTGCAACAGGTGCTTTTTCAATACCAAGACGATCGGCCAACATAACTGAACTGTTTTCAAGATCTCGTGGACCAATTTCCATACGCAATGGCACACCGCGCAATTCCCATTTATAAAATTTTGCGCCCGGTGATTTATCTTCTTCATCAACAGATACACGAATATTTATTTTTTTGAGTTGCTGTGCTATTTCATGTGCCTTTTGCAATACAGCATCAACATCAGCACCTTTTTTGAGTATAGGAATAATAACTACTTGAATAGGTGCAATTTTTGGTGGTAATACTAAACCTTTCTCATCGCCATGCATCATGACCAATGCACCAACGAGTCGTGTAGTTACCCCCCAACTCGTTAAATATGGATATCGGTTTTTACCTTCAGCGTCTTGAAATGTCATATCAAATGCTTTGGCGAAATCTTGGTGTAACAAATGAGATGTCCCCATCTGCAAAGCTTTCCCATCAGGCATAACAGCTTCAAATGTTAAGGTTTTCTCTGCACCGGGGAACTTTTCTGAATCGGATTTAACACCCATAATAACCGGAATTGCCAAATAACTTTGCGCTAAATCAACATATTCATGCATCATTAATGCAGCCTCTTTTTCGGCTTCATCTTTTGTTGCATGTGCAGTGTGGCCTTCTTGCCACAAAAATTCAGTCGTGCGTAAAAATGGACGAGGACGCAATTCCCAACGGACAACATTTGCCCATTGATTAATTTTTATAGGCAAATCACGCCAAGAGTTAAGCCATTTTGCAAACATATGAT
Above is a genomic segment from Candidatus Dependentiae bacterium containing:
- the proS gene encoding proline--tRNA ligase; this translates as MSKLPDIKTKFSDWYNEVIFQAELADHGPVRGTMIIRPYGYALWEEIQSTLDKKIKDTGHQNASFPLLIPESYLKKEAQHVEGFAPELAIVTHAGGKKLDEPLVIRPTSETVVHHMFAKWLNSWRDLPIKINQWANVVRWELRPRPFLRTTEFLWQEGHTAHATKDEAEKEAALMMHEYVDLAQSYLAIPVIMGVKSDSEKFPGAEKTLTFEAVMPDGKALQMGTSHLLHQDFAKAFDMTFQDAEGKNRYPYLTSWGVTTRLVGALVMMHGDEKGLVLPPKIAPIQVVIIPILKKGADVDAVLQKAHEIAQQLKKINIRVSVDEEDKSPGAKFYKWELRGVPLRMEIGPRDLENSSVMLADRLGIEKAPVAMETLQTVIPEKLEMLQNELFKRAQEKMQSLWHKEAKLKDFGPHMAKDGGLYQTGWCQDPACEQELKKFKAFTRCLLPKKTFETCFWCDKPSVTDVLVAKAY